Proteins from one Pontibacter korlensis genomic window:
- a CDS encoding N-acetylmuramoyl-L-alanine amidase family protein, translated as MKNIVTVSVLAFVFLLCSSNTLEFKKEYKLRTVVIDAGHGGKDVGCNGKFSHEADVALNIAKQVGGLIEKNVPGVKVVYTRTEDKFVELIDRAGIANKNNADLFISIHLNSGPATAYGTETYTMGLHTSNGNLEVAKRENSVILHEDNYEANYNGFDPNSPQSHILFALHQSAYLDNSLRFAEKVEREFSTKAGRKSRGVKQAGFLVLWKSYMPSVLIECGFLTNPTEEKFLNDKTGQSYIASGIYRAFKEYKQELEAMN; from the coding sequence GTGAAAAATATTGTTACTGTTTCTGTTCTGGCTTTTGTTTTTTTACTCTGCTCCTCCAACACACTTGAATTTAAGAAAGAGTACAAGTTACGGACCGTGGTGATTGATGCCGGCCACGGCGGGAAGGATGTGGGGTGTAATGGTAAGTTTTCTCATGAGGCAGATGTCGCCTTAAATATTGCCAAGCAGGTAGGCGGGCTCATAGAGAAAAACGTGCCTGGTGTTAAGGTTGTCTATACTCGCACAGAGGATAAATTTGTGGAGCTGATAGACCGTGCTGGCATAGCAAACAAAAATAACGCTGACCTCTTCATCTCAATTCACCTCAATTCTGGTCCGGCCACCGCATACGGTACCGAGACCTATACTATGGGACTGCACACCTCCAACGGTAACCTGGAGGTTGCCAAGCGCGAGAATTCAGTAATCCTGCACGAGGATAATTATGAGGCGAATTACAATGGCTTCGATCCAAACTCCCCGCAGAGCCACATTTTGTTTGCGCTGCACCAGAGCGCTTACCTAGACAACAGTCTTCGCTTTGCTGAAAAAGTAGAGCGTGAGTTCAGTACCAAAGCTGGCCGCAAGAGCCGTGGGGTAAAGCAGGCAGGTTTCCTCGTGCTATGGAAGTCTTACATGCCGAGTGTGCTTATTGAGTGCGGTTTTTTGACCAATCCTACCGAAGAAAAATTTCTTAACGATAAAACCGGGCAATCGTATATTGCATCAGGTATATACAGGGCCTTCAAAGAGTATAAACAAGAGTTGGAGGCTATGAACTAA
- a CDS encoding MlaD family protein — translation MKISKETKVALLGIVALVILYFGFMFLKGSDLFSDSRKYYVVYENVDGLAVSNPVILNGVQVGTVQNLRLMTENKNRIQVELEVLEDLSVGDSTIAALGNSDLLGSKAITLYLGNSTKMYNGGETLIPFMQSSITEMISTKTVPIIDKVDTTLARVNRLLDSETQGSFHDILENTKATTAAVNEILRSNQENIQAITQNVNELTSSLRQTQRHINRLAMNMAEITDTLKQAEITKLVRNANDAVMELESVATKLNSNQGSIGKLMNDEQLYENLNRSSVALDLLLRDIQAYPKRYVSFSVFGRKDKYKVDETGRVITLEEVKELQDQYPGDFRTVPDTVYVPVRKTVEGASAQPAQKDSVKTNR, via the coding sequence GTGAAGATATCTAAGGAAACCAAAGTTGCTCTACTCGGCATTGTAGCGCTAGTCATACTCTATTTCGGATTCATGTTCCTGAAAGGGTCGGATCTTTTCTCCGATTCGCGCAAATACTATGTCGTTTATGAAAATGTAGATGGCCTTGCTGTTTCCAACCCCGTAATCTTAAATGGTGTGCAGGTGGGTACCGTGCAGAACCTGCGGCTCATGACCGAGAATAAGAACAGGATACAGGTAGAGCTAGAGGTGCTGGAAGACTTATCTGTAGGTGACTCTACAATAGCGGCACTTGGTAACTCGGACCTGCTAGGCAGCAAAGCTATTACCCTCTATCTCGGAAACAGCACCAAAATGTACAATGGTGGTGAAACGCTCATCCCGTTCATGCAAAGCAGCATCACCGAGATGATTTCTACCAAAACGGTGCCTATCATTGATAAAGTAGATACTACGCTTGCGCGTGTTAACCGCCTATTAGATTCGGAAACACAAGGAAGTTTTCATGATATACTGGAAAACACGAAGGCCACTACTGCAGCTGTAAACGAAATTCTGCGATCAAACCAGGAGAACATACAGGCTATAACGCAGAATGTTAACGAACTAACGAGTTCTCTCCGCCAGACCCAGCGGCACATAAACCGCCTTGCCATGAACATGGCTGAAATAACCGATACTTTGAAGCAGGCTGAAATTACAAAGCTGGTGCGCAACGCCAACGATGCCGTGATGGAGCTAGAGTCGGTAGCTACAAAGCTTAACTCTAACCAGGGTTCTATTGGTAAGCTGATGAACGACGAGCAGTTGTACGAGAACCTGAACCGTTCTTCCGTGGCACTAGACCTGTTGCTGCGCGACATTCAAGCGTACCCAAAACGCTATGTGAGCTTTTCTGTGTTTGGTCGCAAAGACAAGTATAAAGTAGACGAAACGGGTCGTGTTATCACCCTTGAGGAGGTGAAGGAGCTGCAAGATCAGTATCCGGGCGATTTCCGCACAGTGCCGGATACCGTTTATGTGCCTGTGCGAAAAACAGTGGAGGGCGCCTCTGCACAGCCAGCGCAAAAGGACAGCGTAAAAACTAACCGATAG
- a CDS encoding acyl-CoA carboxylase subunit beta: protein MDLEFNKNEDALKQQIFQLKNKLKKVYLGGGEKRIEKEHQRGKMTARERIDYLLDEGTEFLEVGAFAGEGMYEEVGGCPSGGVVTGIGYIKGRQCVVVANDATVKAGAWFPITAKKNLRAQEISIENKLPIVYLVDSAGVFLPMQDEIFPDKEHFGRMFRNNAVMSSMGIVQIAAIMGSCVAGGAYLPIMSDEALIVEGTGSVFLAGSYLVKSAIGESIDNETLGGATTHSEISGVTDYKCKDDKEALDHIRNIFDKMGDKPKAGFNRAAAAAPKLDEKEIYGLLPADRVKPYDMMDIILRLVDNSEFEPYKDLYGQTLICGLARINGWAVGIVANQRKIMKSKKGEMQMGGVIYSDSADKAARFIMNCNQKKIPLVFLQDVSGFMVGSKAEHGGIIKDGAKMVNAMSNSVVPKFTILIGNSYGAGNYAMCGKAYDPRLIYSWPTAQLAVMSGAAAAKTLLQIQVSSLKAKGEEITPEAEQELLERITNKYNEELSPYYAAARLWIDGIIDPLETRKVISMGIEAANHAPIEKPYNVGVIQT, encoded by the coding sequence ATGGATCTTGAATTCAACAAAAACGAAGACGCACTAAAACAGCAGATTTTCCAGCTGAAGAACAAACTGAAGAAAGTATACCTCGGTGGCGGCGAAAAGCGCATCGAGAAAGAGCATCAAAGAGGCAAAATGACAGCCCGAGAGCGTATTGATTATCTTTTGGATGAAGGCACTGAGTTTCTGGAAGTAGGTGCTTTTGCCGGAGAAGGTATGTACGAGGAAGTAGGGGGCTGCCCAAGCGGTGGCGTGGTGACAGGTATTGGTTACATAAAAGGTCGCCAATGTGTAGTGGTTGCCAACGATGCCACTGTAAAGGCAGGAGCCTGGTTCCCGATTACTGCCAAAAAGAACCTGCGCGCTCAGGAGATTTCCATAGAGAACAAATTGCCCATTGTTTACCTGGTAGACAGTGCAGGAGTATTCCTACCTATGCAGGATGAGATTTTCCCGGACAAGGAGCACTTTGGCCGTATGTTCCGCAACAACGCAGTAATGAGCTCTATGGGCATTGTACAGATTGCTGCCATTATGGGTAGTTGCGTGGCTGGTGGTGCTTACCTGCCAATTATGAGCGATGAAGCACTAATTGTAGAAGGAACAGGATCTGTGTTCCTGGCAGGCTCTTACCTGGTAAAGTCTGCCATTGGGGAGAGCATTGATAATGAGACTTTGGGCGGCGCTACTACACATTCAGAGATCTCTGGTGTTACCGATTATAAATGCAAAGATGATAAAGAGGCGCTGGACCACATCCGTAACATCTTCGACAAGATGGGTGACAAGCCAAAAGCAGGCTTTAACCGCGCAGCGGCGGCGGCTCCTAAACTAGATGAAAAAGAGATCTATGGCTTGTTGCCAGCCGACCGGGTAAAGCCATACGATATGATGGATATAATCCTGCGCCTGGTGGATAATTCAGAATTTGAGCCATACAAAGACCTGTATGGGCAGACGCTAATCTGTGGTCTTGCCCGCATAAATGGCTGGGCAGTGGGTATTGTGGCAAACCAGCGCAAAATCATGAAGAGCAAGAAAGGCGAAATGCAGATGGGTGGCGTAATTTACTCCGACTCAGCAGACAAGGCCGCTCGCTTTATCATGAACTGCAACCAGAAGAAGATTCCACTGGTATTTCTACAGGACGTGTCTGGTTTTATGGTGGGCAGCAAGGCTGAGCATGGCGGCATTATTAAAGACGGTGCCAAAATGGTGAATGCCATGTCTAACTCAGTAGTGCCGAAGTTTACGATACTTATAGGCAATAGCTACGGTGCCGGTAATTACGCCATGTGCGGTAAAGCTTACGACCCGCGCCTCATCTACTCATGGCCAACAGCGCAGCTAGCAGTGATGAGTGGTGCTGCGGCTGCTAAAACGTTGCTGCAAATTCAGGTATCATCGTTAAAGGCAAAAGGCGAGGAGATTACTCCTGAGGCAGAGCAGGAGCTGCTGGAGCGCATCACGAACAAGTATAACGAAGAACTTTCCCCGTACTATGCAGCAGCGCGCCTGTGGATAGATGGTATTATCGATCCGCTGGAAACGCGAAAGGTGATCTCTATGGGTATAGAGGCTGCTAACCATGCGCCAATCGAGAAGCCTTACAATGTGGGTGTAATCCAAACATGA
- a CDS encoding transglutaminase-like domain-containing protein, translating to MTKGEIKALISLLDDSDNEVASYVEKQIAYLGEGIIPFLEEEWEETLNADLQKKIEDLIHNLQFDGLTKRLQEWKRSGAENLLEGMYLVNSYLYPDVDFATISKSMDQLYFDAWTHMKDEMHPYDQVKSLNNVLFREKRFSANTKNFHSPANSMLHLVLESKRGNPLTLCVIYMTLAQRLDMPVYGVNLPNLFILTYKLDGMQFYINVYNKGLILSKADIDNYILQLNLNPVDIFYEPCSNLDIIKRALRNLAFSFEKMNDLDKATEVTKLLDSVTDEDTAA from the coding sequence GTGACAAAGGGAGAAATTAAGGCGTTGATTTCGCTGCTTGATGACAGCGATAACGAAGTGGCGTCGTATGTGGAGAAGCAGATTGCTTATTTAGGTGAAGGAATCATCCCTTTTTTGGAAGAGGAGTGGGAGGAAACCCTGAACGCTGATCTGCAGAAGAAGATAGAAGACCTGATTCACAACTTACAGTTCGACGGCCTTACGAAGCGCTTGCAGGAGTGGAAAAGAAGCGGTGCTGAAAACCTGCTGGAGGGTATGTACCTAGTAAATTCTTACCTGTATCCAGACGTTGATTTTGCCACCATCTCTAAATCAATGGACCAGCTATACTTCGATGCCTGGACGCATATGAAAGATGAGATGCACCCTTACGACCAGGTAAAGTCTTTGAACAATGTGCTTTTCCGGGAGAAGCGTTTTTCGGCTAACACCAAGAACTTCCACTCGCCGGCAAACTCAATGCTGCACCTGGTGCTGGAGAGCAAGAGAGGCAACCCACTTACCCTGTGCGTTATCTACATGACGCTGGCGCAGCGCCTGGATATGCCTGTATACGGAGTAAACCTGCCGAACCTGTTTATACTTACCTATAAGCTGGATGGCATGCAGTTTTACATTAACGTGTACAACAAAGGCCTTATCCTGAGCAAAGCCGATATAGATAATTACATTCTGCAGCTTAACCTGAACCCGGTTGATATCTTCTATGAGCCTTGCTCTAATCTGGATATCATCAAGCGTGCCCTTCGCAACCTGGCTTTTTCTTTCGAGAAGATGAACGACTTAGATAAGGCTACAGAAGTAACCAAACTTCTGGATTCGGTTACAGATGAAGATACAGCTGCATAG
- a CDS encoding thioredoxin family protein, which yields MKQLFSLATALLISVGVFAQSGGYQVGDKVADFTLQGTNNQSVSLSDFANAKTVVLVFTNNQCPYAKLYENRLVTLASNYSAKGAQFVFINPGAADAGETLKDMASRQYSPYLADEGQKVSRQFGATKTPEVFVLHNNNGEFVLKYKGAIDDNPQVESGVKNHYLRTVIDETLANRPVSTNDKRATGCLIKKY from the coding sequence ATGAAACAGTTATTCTCCCTTGCTACAGCCCTTCTGATTTCAGTAGGCGTATTTGCCCAATCTGGCGGTTATCAGGTTGGAGACAAAGTCGCTGATTTTACGCTGCAGGGCACCAACAACCAGAGCGTGTCGCTAAGCGATTTTGCTAACGCCAAAACTGTGGTACTGGTGTTCACTAATAACCAGTGTCCTTATGCTAAACTGTATGAGAACCGCTTGGTAACGCTTGCCAGCAATTATAGCGCTAAAGGAGCTCAGTTTGTATTCATTAATCCTGGCGCAGCCGATGCAGGTGAAACACTGAAGGACATGGCTTCCAGACAGTACAGCCCTTACCTGGCTGACGAAGGGCAGAAAGTGAGCCGCCAGTTTGGAGCCACCAAAACGCCTGAGGTGTTTGTACTGCACAACAACAATGGAGAGTTTGTGCTAAAGTATAAAGGAGCCATAGATGATAACCCTCAAGTGGAGAGCGGAGTTAAGAACCATTACCTACGCACGGTAATCGACGAAACGTTGGCTAACCGCCCTGTATCAACTAATGATAAGCGCGCTACAGGCTGTCTGATTAAGAAGTATTAA
- a CDS encoding 4'-phosphopantetheinyl transferase superfamily protein: MPLLHIKSLDEHTKIGLWKLAEEQEELRQLLPSYVSVEERLAQTHPRRQREWLASRVLVYQVLQGFTSVPVQLLRNQYGKPYFTDSRFHVSISHSPELAAVILSKKHEVGIDIEQVSEKALRVQDKFLNDQEKTHTLANEQNTCLYWSAKETLYKLYSRKKLIFKENIVVGPAEAPNQLEGQVKTENFSKLYRVTFEVLHGHVLTYCIDRLSDPAT; the protein is encoded by the coding sequence ATGCCTTTGCTGCACATTAAATCGTTGGATGAACACACTAAAATAGGCCTTTGGAAGCTGGCTGAAGAGCAGGAGGAGCTACGCCAGCTACTGCCTTCTTATGTTTCGGTAGAGGAGCGGCTGGCGCAGACGCACCCTAGGCGGCAGCGCGAATGGCTGGCGAGCCGGGTGTTGGTATACCAGGTGCTGCAAGGGTTTACTTCTGTTCCCGTACAACTGCTACGCAACCAGTATGGGAAGCCATACTTCACAGACTCCCGCTTTCATGTTTCCATCTCACACTCCCCGGAGCTGGCCGCTGTTATACTTTCCAAAAAGCATGAGGTTGGCATAGATATTGAACAAGTATCAGAGAAGGCACTGCGGGTTCAGGATAAGTTTTTGAACGATCAGGAGAAAACCCATACGTTAGCAAATGAGCAAAATACCTGCTTATACTGGAGCGCTAAAGAAACACTGTACAAACTATACAGCCGTAAGAAGCTGATATTTAAAGAAAACATAGTGGTAGGTCCTGCTGAAGCACCTAATCAACTGGAGGGGCAGGTAAAAACCGAAAATTTTTCTAAATTGTATCGTGTTACTTTCGAAGTCCTGCACGGCCACGTGTTAACTTACTGCATAGACAGACTTTCCGATCCCGCAACCTAA
- a CDS encoding WD40 repeat domain-containing protein: MASKVQVEKVATLTGHRDCVYALEPAAEEHLFFSAAGDGMVVTWNLQEPENGELVARVSTSVYALCYLPQRHLLLIGQNQEGVQVIDLESKQILKSVPLPKVAIFDIVHAAGAGKIFVAMGNGAIAVLDGDSFELSTFIRKSDKSVRSLAYNQHTNELAVGYSDHKIRVFDANTLELKHELVSHTNSVFTVAYSPDGELLLSGGRDAHLRVWEVDNNYKERGYLIAHMYTINHITYSPNGDHFATCSMDKSIKVWDAKTFKLLKVIDKVRNASHGTSVNKLFWSAHQNQLVSCSDDRTISVWDINF, translated from the coding sequence ATGGCAAGTAAGGTACAAGTAGAGAAAGTGGCCACATTAACCGGCCACCGCGATTGTGTGTATGCACTGGAGCCAGCAGCAGAGGAACACCTTTTCTTTTCTGCCGCCGGAGATGGCATGGTTGTTACCTGGAATCTGCAGGAGCCGGAAAATGGAGAGCTAGTGGCGCGTGTGAGCACTTCTGTTTATGCTCTTTGTTACCTACCTCAGCGTCATTTGTTGCTCATCGGACAAAATCAGGAGGGCGTGCAGGTGATTGACCTGGAAAGCAAGCAGATTCTTAAATCGGTGCCACTGCCTAAAGTGGCTATTTTTGATATTGTGCACGCTGCCGGAGCAGGTAAAATTTTTGTGGCGATGGGTAATGGTGCTATTGCAGTGCTGGACGGCGATAGCTTTGAGTTGAGTACGTTCATCCGCAAGTCGGACAAGAGTGTACGCAGCCTGGCTTATAACCAGCACACCAATGAGTTGGCAGTAGGCTACAGCGATCATAAAATACGAGTTTTTGATGCCAACACTCTTGAGCTAAAGCATGAGCTGGTATCACATACAAACTCCGTTTTTACAGTGGCATACTCACCAGATGGGGAGCTGTTGCTCAGCGGTGGCCGTGATGCTCATTTGCGCGTTTGGGAGGTGGATAATAATTATAAAGAGCGGGGGTACCTGATAGCGCACATGTATACCATCAACCACATAACTTACAGCCCGAATGGTGATCATTTTGCCACCTGTAGTATGGATAAATCCATAAAAGTGTGGGATGCGAAAACATTTAAGTTGCTGAAAGTGATCGATAAAGTACGAAATGCCAGCCACGGCACCTCGGTAAATAAATTATTTTGGTCGGCTCATCAGAATCAGTTAGTTTCGTGTAGCGATGACCGCACCATTTCGGTTTGGGATATAAATTTTTGA
- a CDS encoding DivIVA domain-containing protein has product MKITPLDIRQKTFEKAFRGLDKDEVNAFLLTLSQQWEKLQDENKDLRMKLDAAHRETQKLREVESSLYKTLKTAEDTGNSILEQAKKSAELQVRESELKSDELLSKARNEARQMLEEAQRQSERVIAEMQQQVKSLDQDCRQMENYLDHLVRDLRNLANETLENAEKAKAKPKAGTHSILSKAASTEVATSELLKNLKDMNTNSENTTYKLPESTTANAPVAVTGTTASTTDVIGDPAPDVTQPQPEVPTPTTPVPNVPSPEIPQPEPDYPGRIPAPGIEQPIPDIEPVQPDKPEIQPPLTEPSRNAYATNGATVKPSSGGSFFDEIG; this is encoded by the coding sequence ATGAAGATTACACCGTTAGATATCAGGCAAAAAACGTTTGAAAAGGCATTTCGAGGATTAGACAAGGATGAGGTAAATGCGTTTTTGCTGACGCTCTCACAGCAGTGGGAAAAACTGCAGGATGAGAACAAAGATCTGCGCATGAAGCTGGATGCCGCACACCGCGAAACCCAGAAGTTGCGCGAAGTGGAGTCATCGCTTTACAAAACTCTGAAAACCGCAGAAGATACAGGTAACAGTATCCTGGAACAGGCGAAAAAGTCTGCTGAGCTACAGGTGCGCGAGTCGGAGCTAAAGTCGGATGAGCTGCTGAGTAAAGCTCGTAACGAAGCCCGCCAGATGCTGGAAGAAGCCCAAAGACAGTCAGAGCGTGTCATCGCCGAAATGCAGCAGCAGGTAAAATCGCTTGATCAGGATTGCCGCCAAATGGAGAACTACCTGGACCACCTGGTGCGTGACCTGCGTAACCTTGCAAATGAGACGCTGGAAAACGCTGAAAAAGCAAAGGCAAAACCTAAAGCGGGTACACACAGTATTCTTTCAAAAGCTGCCAGCACGGAAGTAGCAACTTCGGAGCTGCTGAAAAATTTGAAAGATATGAACACAAACTCTGAAAACACAACATATAAGTTGCCTGAATCTACTACAGCTAATGCGCCTGTAGCTGTTACAGGTACTACAGCAAGCACAACCGATGTCATTGGTGACCCTGCGCCGGATGTAACTCAACCACAGCCGGAAGTTCCGACTCCAACTACACCGGTGCCTAATGTGCCATCGCCTGAAATTCCACAGCCTGAGCCAGACTATCCAGGTAGAATACCGGCTCCAGGCATAGAGCAGCCAATTCCGGATATTGAGCCTGTGCAGCCAGACAAGCCAGAGATTCAACCGCCGCTTACAGAGCCATCACGTAATGCTTATGCTACCAATGGTGCTACTGTTAAGCCATCTTCTGGTGGTTCTTTCTTTGATGAGATAGGCTAA
- the folB gene encoding dihydroneopterin aldolase, translated as MGLIALEGMEFFAFHGFYDEEQRIGNKYGIDLTIKTDLRRAAESDNLEETVNYEILYALVLEEMKTPARLLEHLGHRIIDRVYDRFPFVQSVKVNVYKFNPPLGGICKWAKVSLEEAR; from the coding sequence ATGGGATTGATCGCGCTGGAAGGCATGGAGTTTTTTGCCTTCCATGGCTTCTATGATGAGGAACAAAGAATAGGTAACAAGTACGGCATCGATTTGACCATCAAGACAGACTTACGCCGTGCTGCCGAATCTGACAACCTGGAGGAAACGGTGAACTACGAGATACTGTATGCACTGGTGCTGGAGGAAATGAAAACTCCTGCCCGTTTGCTAGAGCACCTCGGTCACCGCATTATCGATAGAGTATACGACAGGTTCCCGTTTGTGCAGTCGGTGAAGGTAAACGTGTACAAGTTTAATCCTCCGCTTGGTGGCATTTGTAAATGGGCTAAGGTTAGCTTGGAGGAAGCAAGGTAA
- the meaB gene encoding methylmalonyl Co-A mutase-associated GTPase MeaB, producing MAKRFSPDKYVEGILAGDRVMLSRAITLVESRLVSDLELAQEVVNQVLPYAGNSVRIGITGVPGVGKSTFIESFGNYLIGEQGKKLAVLAIDPTSQRSGGSILGDKTRMDSLATNPAAFIRPSPAGKSLGGVTRSTRESIILCEAAGFDAIIVETVGVGQSETAVHAMVDFFLLLMLAGAGDELQGIKRGIMEMADAIAITKADGENVGKANAACAEYQSAMHLYPLAASGWMPKVSICSALQNKGLETIWSTIVNYLELTQGNGYFEQKRRNQNLQWMYEAIRQGLEEHFYAHQQVKQQLPSIAEEVKAGQKSAFAAASELLRLV from the coding sequence TTGGCCAAACGATTTAGCCCTGATAAATATGTAGAAGGCATTTTAGCCGGCGACCGTGTGATGCTGAGCCGCGCTATTACCCTGGTCGAGAGCCGCCTGGTATCAGACCTCGAACTGGCTCAGGAGGTGGTTAACCAGGTGCTGCCTTATGCAGGCAATTCAGTACGCATAGGTATAACCGGTGTACCTGGAGTTGGCAAAAGTACTTTTATCGAATCCTTCGGAAACTACCTGATTGGGGAGCAAGGCAAGAAACTGGCAGTTCTGGCAATAGACCCTACCAGCCAGCGCTCCGGTGGAAGTATTCTCGGCGACAAAACCCGTATGGATTCACTTGCCACCAACCCAGCAGCCTTTATCAGGCCCTCACCGGCTGGCAAATCTTTAGGAGGCGTTACCAGGAGCACCCGCGAAAGTATTATACTTTGCGAGGCGGCAGGCTTTGATGCCATCATTGTGGAAACTGTAGGTGTAGGCCAATCAGAAACAGCTGTACATGCTATGGTGGATTTTTTTCTGCTTCTGATGTTAGCTGGTGCCGGTGACGAGTTGCAAGGAATAAAGAGAGGCATCATGGAGATGGCCGATGCTATTGCCATTACGAAAGCCGATGGAGAGAATGTGGGCAAGGCAAATGCCGCCTGCGCCGAATATCAAAGTGCTATGCACCTCTATCCGCTAGCTGCGTCAGGATGGATGCCTAAAGTGAGTATTTGTTCTGCGCTCCAGAACAAGGGCCTAGAGACCATTTGGAGCACCATCGTTAACTACCTGGAGCTGACCCAAGGCAACGGCTACTTTGAGCAGAAACGCCGCAACCAAAACCTGCAGTGGATGTATGAAGCTATACGCCAGGGCCTGGAAGAGCACTTTTATGCACACCAGCAGGTGAAACAGCAACTCCCAAGTATAGCCGAAGAAGTGAAAGCAGGCCAAAAATCAGCCTTTGCCGCAGCATCGGAGCTGTTACGTTTAGTGTAA
- a CDS encoding DUF5723 family protein → MKRIWMLALAFMALHTTTFAQTEYNNINTTGRGGVGTTFSGGYQAIGINPANISRSRYTLSFSFLEGGFGVSSRAFTKDIIHDFRNTTPNQEVSLANREYYAKAFTSNDVLNIGADLQTFAISVNLPKIGGFAFSNRQRVLGHAGFNKNFSELLFLGEHAPVVKESDPNEPVYVSELFDGTELKASWVNEWNISYGRRLVSLPAFKIFGGVGYRYIQGLALYEFSAKNGEVKAYSTASPILNVDYGQYLDDPLFNHNEANNILSPVGKGHGFDIGLSAEVAKIVKLGVSVADIGAMRWTENLLVGQDKGFLVSDIESNGNYDFENAMDMAEQIIDTAMHFTALDELRTDLPTRFRAGVGLKVSNKVELGLDYVKALNNAPGNLTQDFIGLGVDVMPSPFIRLSSGVSTGAGDKVNLPLGIAFVTPVYEFGLSTRDITAPYTKSNPGASLAFAFMRFKIGKLPL, encoded by the coding sequence ATGAAGAGAATCTGGATGCTGGCCCTTGCATTTATGGCCCTGCACACTACTACATTTGCACAAACTGAGTACAATAATATCAATACCACAGGACGGGGCGGAGTCGGAACCACATTCAGTGGCGGTTATCAGGCTATCGGTATAAATCCTGCTAATATAAGCCGAAGTAGGTATACCTTATCATTCTCCTTTCTGGAGGGTGGATTTGGTGTTAGCTCCAGAGCTTTTACAAAAGATATTATTCATGATTTTAGGAATACAACCCCTAACCAGGAAGTAAGCCTGGCAAACAGAGAGTACTATGCAAAGGCTTTCACTTCGAATGATGTTTTGAACATCGGGGCAGACCTGCAAACCTTTGCGATCTCGGTTAACTTGCCTAAGATTGGTGGTTTTGCTTTCAGCAACCGTCAGCGTGTGTTGGGGCATGCTGGTTTTAACAAAAATTTCTCAGAGCTTTTATTCTTAGGTGAACATGCTCCTGTTGTAAAGGAGTCTGATCCGAACGAGCCAGTATATGTGTCTGAATTATTTGACGGTACTGAGTTAAAAGCCAGTTGGGTAAACGAGTGGAATATATCTTATGGCCGTAGGCTTGTTAGTTTGCCTGCTTTTAAGATTTTTGGAGGCGTGGGATACCGTTACATACAGGGTCTTGCACTATACGAGTTTAGTGCAAAAAATGGGGAGGTGAAAGCTTATAGCACCGCCTCTCCTATACTAAATGTTGATTATGGACAATACCTGGATGATCCTTTATTCAACCACAATGAAGCGAACAATATATTAAGCCCGGTAGGCAAGGGGCATGGCTTCGATATTGGGCTTTCTGCAGAGGTAGCAAAGATAGTAAAGCTTGGTGTATCTGTGGCAGACATTGGCGCGATGCGTTGGACAGAGAACCTGCTGGTAGGGCAGGATAAAGGGTTTTTGGTCTCAGATATAGAGAGTAACGGCAACTATGATTTTGAAAATGCTATGGATATGGCCGAGCAAATTATAGATACTGCCATGCACTTTACTGCCTTGGACGAGCTGCGTACAGACCTGCCGACACGCTTTAGAGCAGGAGTAGGTCTGAAAGTAAGTAATAAGGTAGAATTAGGGTTAGATTATGTGAAAGCTTTAAACAATGCGCCTGGTAACCTGACGCAGGACTTTATAGGGTTGGGGGTAGACGTGATGCCATCCCCGTTCATTCGTTTAAGCTCAGGAGTATCGACAGGGGCCGGGGATAAAGTGAACCTGCCTCTTGGTATAGCCTTTGTCACGCCTGTTTATGAGTTCGGCCTTAGCACTCGTGATATCACTGCGCCATATACCAAAAGTAATCCGGGGGCATCGTTGGCCTTTGCCTTTATGCGATTTAAAATAGGTAAGTTACCGTTGTAG